A stretch of Miscanthus floridulus cultivar M001 chromosome 13, ASM1932011v1, whole genome shotgun sequence DNA encodes these proteins:
- the LOC136501997 gene encoding vegetative cell wall protein gp1-like: MARSGPGCRLLVLLLALTAFNGSFAARHLLDTAAAPEAAPAQPTIPAVPTKLPPVPSIPAVPTTLTLPPIPSIPAVPKTAIPPIPSIPFPKLALPPTAAGAIPSLPNPVIPTTVPAIPKVQVTLPPMPSIPTTVPSIPTTIPTTIPTIPGLQVPLTAPSPQTTNP, translated from the coding sequence ATGGCTCGTAGCGGACCTGGTTGCCGTCTTCTCGTCCTGCTCCTAGCCCTGACTGCCTTCAATGGCAGCTTTGCAGCTCGACATCTTTTGGACACAGCAGCTGCGCCAGAGGCTGCACCTGCTCAGCCGACCATTCCAGCGGTTCCAACCAAACTGCCTCCAGTGCCTTCCATACCAGCAGTTCCAACCACGCTGACGCTGCCTCCAATACCTTCCATTCCGGCGGTCCCGAAGACGGCAATCCCACCAATTCCGTCCATTCCTTTTCCGAAGTTGGCCCTGCCACCAACAGCTGCTGGCGCAATCCCATCTCTCCCAAACCCGGTGATTCCAACCACCGTACCAGCTATTCCTAAAGTCCAGGTTACCCTGCCACCAATGCCCTCGATCCCCACTACTGTGCCATCCATTCCAACTACGATTCCAACAACAATCCCAACCATTCCCGGACTCCAGGTGCCACTCACTGCCCCATCCCCACAAACCACCAACCCTTGA
- the LOC136500619 gene encoding uncharacterized protein isoform X2, with translation MPSEQLLPVHGTRAPTDHGCHQATPRDMAAVRLRLRVSPRLRSIPLLVLLSQPDAATVRRSFACASASPAPAPARAMAAPSSSATPSPYTTLVGRVSCEREIKRSKFIAVAAPVPNERAAMAFLDQVKDPRATHNCWAYKLGEQFRYNDDGEPSSTAGKPIYSAIISSGIDMVMVVVIRYFGGIKLGTGGLVRAYGGVASECLKDAPTCLVKPKARVGMEVPFDLLGTVYHQ, from the exons ATGCCCAGCGAGCAGCTCCTGCCGGTACACGGAACCCGGGCACCCACGGACCACGGTTGCCACCAAGCCACGCCCCGCGACATGGCGGCGGTGCGCCTGCGGCTGCGCGTATCCCCACGCCTCCGCTCCATTCCCCTCCTGGTCCTGCTCTCCCAGCCAGACGCCGCGACGGTCCGGCGTAGTTTCGCCTGCGCCAGCGCCTCCCCAGCCCCCGCACCCGCGCGGGCCATGGCGGCCCCGTCCTCGTCCGCGACGCCCTCCCCGTACACGACGCTCGTCGGGCGCGTGAGCTGCGAGCGCGAGATCAAACGCAGCAAGTtcatcgccgtcgccgccccCGTCCCCAACGAGCGTGCCGCCATGGCCTTCCTGGACCAG GTCAAGGATCCACGTGCTACCCATAATTGCTGGGCATACAAG CTTGGAGAGCAATTCCGTTACAATGATGATGGTGAACCTTCTAGCACAGCTGGGAAGCCAATATACTCTGCCATCATTTCCTCTGGCATTGATATGGTCATGGTGGTTGTGATTAG ATATTTTGGAGGCATAAAACTGGGAACCGGTGGACTGGTGAGAGCTTATGGTGGGGTTGCTTCTGAATGTCTTAAAGATGCTCCTACTTGTCTTGTGAAACCAAAG GCTCGTGTGGGTATGGAGGTACCATTTGATCTGTTGGGCACGGTCTATCATCAG TGA
- the LOC136500619 gene encoding uncharacterized protein isoform X1: MPSEQLLPVHGTRAPTDHGCHQATPRDMAAVRLRLRVSPRLRSIPLLVLLSQPDAATVRRSFACASASPAPAPARAMAAPSSSATPSPYTTLVGRVSCEREIKRSKFIAVAAPVPNERAAMAFLDQVKDPRATHNCWAYKLGEQFRYNDDGEPSSTAGKPIYSAIISSGIDMVMVVVIRYFGGIKLGTGGLVRAYGGVASECLKDAPTCLVKPKARVGMEVPFDLLGTVYHQLQHFQAEDIKQDYDTGKDGTVMVMFEVEYEKIENLGNAVNSACSRKIELYL; the protein is encoded by the exons ATGCCCAGCGAGCAGCTCCTGCCGGTACACGGAACCCGGGCACCCACGGACCACGGTTGCCACCAAGCCACGCCCCGCGACATGGCGGCGGTGCGCCTGCGGCTGCGCGTATCCCCACGCCTCCGCTCCATTCCCCTCCTGGTCCTGCTCTCCCAGCCAGACGCCGCGACGGTCCGGCGTAGTTTCGCCTGCGCCAGCGCCTCCCCAGCCCCCGCACCCGCGCGGGCCATGGCGGCCCCGTCCTCGTCCGCGACGCCCTCCCCGTACACGACGCTCGTCGGGCGCGTGAGCTGCGAGCGCGAGATCAAACGCAGCAAGTtcatcgccgtcgccgccccCGTCCCCAACGAGCGTGCCGCCATGGCCTTCCTGGACCAG GTCAAGGATCCACGTGCTACCCATAATTGCTGGGCATACAAG CTTGGAGAGCAATTCCGTTACAATGATGATGGTGAACCTTCTAGCACAGCTGGGAAGCCAATATACTCTGCCATCATTTCCTCTGGCATTGATATGGTCATGGTGGTTGTGATTAG ATATTTTGGAGGCATAAAACTGGGAACCGGTGGACTGGTGAGAGCTTATGGTGGGGTTGCTTCTGAATGTCTTAAAGATGCTCCTACTTGTCTTGTGAAACCAAAG GCTCGTGTGGGTATGGAGGTACCATTTGATCTGTTGGGCACGGTCTATCATCAG CTGCAACATTTCCAAGCTGAAGATATTAAACAGGACTACGATACTGGAAAAGATGGTACTGTTATGGTCATGTTCGAAGTGGAATATGAAAAAATTGAGAATCTTGGAAATGCAGTGAATTCAGCTTGTAGCAGGAAAATAGAACTATATCTATAA